The Hordeum vulgare subsp. vulgare chromosome 7H, MorexV3_pseudomolecules_assembly, whole genome shotgun sequence DNA window GCGAAATTCACTGTCATGAAAATTTGCAAGGGTACCGATTTCGGGCGCAGTTAGAGGCTTGTTATATCCCTCTACTCTTAAAGTTGGCACAGGATACTAGGAAATCACAATTCTTATTGCGTCATACTTTCGCTGTTGAATTTCCCTATCATGTTATGATGGGATATTTGATTTGATTTGTTCgttttgaatggtgcatcctACTGCTGCTATTGACTCCAGCACTGCATTCCTCAAACAGCTAATATGCCATTTTTCTTCTCCGTTCATAGTTAACTGTGATTAATGCTTAACAGGAAAGAGATTCGTGCGGCGACAAGCTCAATGACGTCTGTCCCGAAACCACTCAAATTCCTCCGTGCACACTACGGAACTCTCAAGGCTTACTTTCCGAGAATGCGGAATCCTGTACAGAAGGTATCAAGGGATTGCTGATGTCTCAGTTGAGCCAAGGTTAAGTACTGCGGTGCTCATGGTTGTTTGTTCTTATCGTGCAGAAACATATGGCTGACATTCTGTCAGTATTGGCCTTGACAACGTCTGCTGAAGGAGAAAGGGTATGCGGAAATACCAAAGCACTGTTTAAACATTTGTTCATTTCCTTCTGCTAGTATCTTTCTTTTTTATAAATGACCATCGCGTGAAATTCCGAGCAAGATATACTCTACAAATTGTTTTCATTTATTTCTAGTTCATAGTGGTTAGAGTTTGCTTTAGCACTCATAAATACGCATCTTAAAAGCAGGCTAGATGGCATAAGCAAAGAGCAAATATGTGAAGGCCCCAAACAAAAATCTAGATTAacggcctcatccctttgttatgCGGTAACTAACCTGAACCCACTAAAATATTTAGTCGTGTGGGCCGCTGGGACCAAGGGCAAGGATTAATCTTCATCGTAACTTACCTATGGCTCGATCATGTGTCATCCTGTATTACCCCAGTCGACCAGTATCGGCATCAACACAAGGGCCATCAATTGACTTATTTAACATCTGGATTGATCATCCTGTGCGTAATGTTGCTGGCGAAAGAACCACATCTGTCACTGCTGACTGCAACTTTAACAGTGTTATGCTTTGACATAAACCAGATAGCTAACAGACACCTAGTCCTTTTCTTTGCTCGGATATTTTAACACCAGAACCTACATGTAGTTACATTTACTTTAATACAGGTTTTCCCTCATCGTAAACCACCTAACTTCCATTATACTACTGCATAAGCTTTTTTGGAAAGCTGAATACTGAAATGAGCACCTAGATTTAATTCACCATTACTGTATAGGGCTGGCTTGCTAAACTTTGCTTCCTTTTCTTGTTTTAGGAAAGCCTGAAGTACTGTATGATGGGCTCTTTAGTTGATATATGTTCATGGGGTCATCAATACGTGAGGTTATGACATTATTCAGCCCCCTAGCTGTAATTCTAACCTTACCTTTTCTTCATGTTACTTGTTACTAGCTCCCTATTAGCATTATTTACTATTTTGTCTTCGTATACACTATTTTCCATCCTTGTAGCTACAAATACAACGTGATCTGTTTTTTTTTTGATACGCTCTCAAATGCAATACTAAATCTAAAGAATCActcttaagtattttgttgttgttCCAGTTTGAATGTTATTGACTTATCATCCTAGTCATTCTGCCATGTCAAATGTAAGCTATATTGTTTGGAAATTAATGGGCTGTAGTATTGCTCTTAAGCTTTTTTTGTTGCGGACGCTCAAGCTGTTTCATATAGTGGGCTCTAATTATGTCAATGTcttgttcgacagaaacttggctCTTGAAATTGGACAAGAATGGAAGGTTTGATCCTAATCCACTTCATCGTTTGTGTTGCATGATTTCTTGTATCTTCTTCATAGTACCCTGTTCTGTAGTATGATGTTCACTTTCTGTCCGGATGGCATGCCATTTCGCGTGTTAGTTCCGTTTTCCCTGAACATGTACATAGTATATGCTAAATATACATTTTCAGCAAAAAGTAATGGGTGTTTAACTGAATAACCATGAATTGAAATTGGCCCACCCCTGGCTCTCTTCACAGTAGTATGACATCCAATTTCTGTCTAGATGTTGTTGATTATAATCAATAGGTTTCAATCGTTATTCATGGTAGCATGACATCCAATTTCTGTCTATATGTTGTATATTGGAAATGAAAGTGTTTTGATTGTTTTCCCTCGAACCTTTTGACTTTATTGTCAGTATGTATATACCTTACTGGTTGATGTACCATAATTTCTGTGGCTCTCCAGCTGACAAGACTCTTGAAGTTGTGGTTGCTGGTTTGCTATCTCTTAatgcattttattttgttagaaaATATGTTCCATCAACTCTTTTTTTTGTTATCTACTCCGTATGCTATAGTGTATTAGTTCTTCCATGCACCTGGGCTTAAATATGCAAACTTTATGCTTGGTCTCCTATTTGTAATGTTAACCTTTTCTTGTTTTGCAGGACAATGGCTCATCAACTCCAATTGAATCCAAAATAGAACTAGTGCTGGAAATTGTCAAATTTCACATGAAGGTTGATTCTGATAAGATTTTGTGTGTTGCATTTGTTTCATTTTGTTACTTCATATGTGAAATATGCTAATCGTTAATTGATAACCAATAGTAACTGTTTAAAAGAAACTCACAGTGATTAATTCATTGATTTTTCCAACCGGGCTCACACCGCTTTCCATTAATTCATTGATGGATTGAGAGTTTGATGGGTTTTGTTATTGTAGCATAATGCTGAAACTGAAGCGCTGGATCTTCTGATGGAGGTTTGGGGCAACATTTTTGTTTGCATTAATGGATCAGTTTTATACTTATTGAGATGCAACTGAAGCTTGGTATTCCTTACTTAGGTTGGATACCTTGAGGTGCTTACaggcaaaaaatatgaaaaatacttcaCGATGCTACTTGATCTTGTTGACTCTACCAACTAcaaaagggcatgcttgtatTTGACTAGTTGTTCTATGTACGTGAGTGAATTTATTATATTCTCTAATTTTATCAAGATTAAACTTGTGACCACTCGTTATGTTGGGGTGGAAACTGGCAGATACCTTTTGACTCCTGACCGTGAGGCCTATGTGGCCACACTTGACATTGCCTATGCCATGTACTTGAAGTTTAGGGATCTTGCAAGTGCTTTGCGGATTGTGCTTGTCAATATCGGcaaggtgggtgaatgaattctgCCTGTGATTTTGAGGTCCGAAATTCAATGGCACTAACATCGATTTCAATGTCTTCTTGTGTTGTGGTCAGAATGTGAAGATGGTATTTGGCGAAACTACAGATTTCTCCCTGAAGCAGCAATTCACATTTATGATAGCACGCTATGTGAGTCTCATCCATGCTCACAGACATGCAACAGAAGCAAAGTTACCTATTTTTGCCATCGTTCGCTGATCTATAATTCTGATAATTGGGATAGTTTGTATCTATAGATTCCATACAACAGATAGTTTAGATCTTTTGAGCAGACTCCTTGATTTGTACTTTCCTTTATCAGTGTGCTCTTCTTATTGAAGGGTTTAAGCGTGGAGATAGATGATGAGATGGTtgcagatgaaaatgagaagaatgcTTTGCAGGAAATAGTTTATAACACCAAACTGAGTGAGGGGTACCATACCCTTGTGCGGGATATTGGTGTCATGGAGCCAAAATCTCCAGAGGACATATATAAGGTAGTATTTTGTTAGGTTATTTGCTGATTCAGTTTTTTCAGCAGTTTGTTAGTTTGTTTAAGCACCCCAGTTTAAATTTAAAAGACATGCTCATTTGTTAGGTTCATCTGATTGGCGGTCGAGGTACCAGAAGCTCCAGCCTTGATTCTTTAAGGCCGAATTTGGCCGCAATTTTTGTCAATGCATTTGTGAATGCTGGTTATTGCCAGGTTAGCTCTTATGAATTTCCTCGCCATCTTTAGGGAAAGTAATGATATTAAGATCATGTTCTTGTTGCAGGACAAACTCATGACTGCAATACCAGATTATTTGCTATTCAAGAACAACGAACTTTCGAAAGCCAGTGTAGTAGCTAGTCTGGTACTgatataattttatttctattAAATGCACCTTTTAGATTACTATTCCCTCTGTATCAAAATACAAGACGTTCTTTTAGGTTAGTTTAGCCTACAAAAACGGTCTTATATTTTGGTACAGAGGTAGTAGTTGATACTGTATTTTACTTATAAGATAACAGTACTAAATACTAATAGGTCATTTTCAGGGAATGATACATCTGTGGGATCCTGATTCAGGATTTGCCAAACTTGACAAGTACCTGCACAGCAATGATACTGATGTTGTTGCAGGAGCTTTGTTAGGTATAGGGATTGTCTCTTGTGGTGTGAAGAATGATAGGGATCCTGTACGTGCCACCCTACCCTACTGTATCGATCCTCTTGCTCTTCTAATGCAAGTCTTCTGCTTTAATAACCTCTTATGTTCTCCAGGCACTTGCTCTTATTTCTGAGTATAGCAAGGGTGCAGCATCAATTACACGAATCGGGGGATTGTTGGGTCTTGGTATTGCTTATGCTGGGTCCCAGAAAGACGAGGTCAAATCAATACATTCCCCTATAGCTGAAATACCCTTATTTTTTCGAGAACAGCTGAAATACCCTTATTATCTTGCATTGATACAGTTTCCGAATTTTCAGCTTAAATCACATTTCTCAGTTATCTTGAGTAACCCCCAAACACCTTTGGAGGACTTAGTGTTCTCTGCCATCTCCTTGGGATTGGTGTTTGTTGGTTCCTGCAATGAAGAGATTGCAGGGTCAATCATATCTGTCTTGAAAAATCACAGTGAGGAGCTTGCAGAGCCCACTATTCGTCTGCTTCCAGTTGCCGTTGGCCTTCTATATCTTGGAAAACAGGTAATTTTGTTGTTCCTCCGTAGTAAGATTCACAGCTTCTTGTacatttttttttcttgttgCGGAGCATAGAATAATTATAAAACATGTATTCTATCGTTTCGGTAACTAACCTTATACTTATGGACATCCTTTTATGATACAGTATATCTTAAACCCATGCTTTGGCTGGTTTCTCTCCATTGTTGTAAAGAAGTTTCATCTGTATATTTAAATAATTTATattttgtatgtgtgtgtgtgcatgtacaCAGGCTTATGCATTTTTCCTATTCATTTTGTTGATCTTAACAACACATCAGGAGATGGTGGATGCTACTGCTGATGAGGTTTCTA harbors:
- the LOC123411463 gene encoding 26S proteasome non-ATPase regulatory subunit 2 homolog A-like, with product MPSRGDASGGGGAPTASPAPPQPAKGKGKMKGDDLVSSDDLSEEDRELKARLEECVERAQSPDPRLRVEAIDTLRKEIRAATSSMTSVPKPLKFLRAHYGTLKAYFPRMRNPVQKKHMADILSVLALTTSAEGERESLKYCMMGSLVDICSWGHQYVRNLALEIGQEWKDNGSSTPIESKIELVLEIVKFHMKHNAETEALDLLMEVGYLEVLTGKKYEKYFTMLLDLVDSTNYKRACLYLTSCSIYLLTPDREAYVATLDIAYAMYLKFRDLASALRIVLVNIGKNVKMVFGETTDFSLKQQFTFMIARYGLSVEIDDEMVADENEKNALQEIVYNTKLSEGYHTLVRDIGVMEPKSPEDIYKVHLIGGRGTRSSSLDSLRPNLAAIFVNAFVNAGYCQDKLMTAIPDYLLFKNNELSKASVVASLGMIHLWDPDSGFAKLDKYLHSNDTDVVAGALLGIGIVSCGVKNDRDPALALISEYSKGAASITRIGGLLGLGIAYAGSQKDELKSHFSVILSNPQTPLEDLVFSAISLGLVFVGSCNEEIAGSIISVLKNHSEELAEPTIRLLPVAVGLLYLGKQEMVDATADEVSKALEEPLRKYCGLTLTSLAYAGTGNVLKVQELLRCCSDYEPCHLDLEKGGTGQGPAVLGIALIAMAEELGAEMAVRSLEHLLQYGDLSIRRAVPLALGMLCISNPKVVVVDTLSRLSHDADGAVSMAAIISLGLIGAGTNNARIARLLRKLSSQEYGDYLYCVRIAQGLLHLGKGLLTLDPYHSDRLLLSPVALAGLVTVLHACLAMQPIIVKKYPYMLYILALAMQPRMLLTVDEDLKPLHVPVRVGQAVDVVGQAGSPRTITGFRTHSTPVLLAAGERAELATEKYIPLTPVLEGFVILRKNPEHHED